The following are from one region of the Nitrospiria bacterium genome:
- a CDS encoding competence/damage-inducible protein A codes for MKTLSAEIIATGSELLWDGLTDTNSVYLADRLIELGFEPIHKSVVGDEERRMMEVIRQAAERAPVVLITGGLGPTEDDLTKKVVSRIAGRRLVLQEKLLDDLRKRFAERAQAMPVQVERQALMPARSVVIPNPAGSAPGLILHWENSYLICLPGVPHEMRSMYEATVGPFLQQRFPSRPWNELHLFRTYGLMESGVNERLADLMIGHPRVRIGLTAKPVGVDVRILGSGRNREEVRVLLEGLLQKVEERLADILYVRGRDEMEAVVGRLLKERRMRLAVAESCTGGLIGHRLTNVPGSSDYLDRVEVCYSNRAKIEALGVPSELIEANGAVSAPVAAAMAQGVRRRAGTDFGLSVTGIAGPGGGTPEKPVGLVYFGLDDGREVRTSFARFSGDRAAVKLRASQHALDLLRRVLAGPSHASPLR; via the coding sequence ATGAAAACCCTGAGCGCTGAAATCATCGCGACCGGCTCGGAGCTGTTGTGGGACGGCCTGACCGACACCAATTCGGTTTACCTGGCCGACCGGCTGATCGAGTTGGGGTTTGAGCCGATCCACAAATCGGTCGTGGGAGACGAAGAGCGGCGGATGATGGAAGTCATCCGGCAAGCGGCCGAGCGCGCGCCGGTGGTCCTGATTACGGGCGGACTCGGGCCGACGGAGGACGACCTCACCAAAAAGGTGGTCAGCCGAATCGCCGGCCGTCGCCTGGTCCTTCAGGAAAAGCTCTTGGATGACCTTCGCAAGCGCTTTGCGGAACGGGCGCAGGCCATGCCGGTTCAAGTCGAGCGCCAGGCCCTGATGCCGGCCCGATCCGTCGTCATCCCGAACCCGGCTGGGAGCGCGCCGGGCTTGATCCTCCACTGGGAAAACAGTTATCTGATCTGCCTGCCCGGCGTTCCGCATGAGATGCGTTCGATGTACGAAGCGACGGTCGGGCCCTTCCTTCAGCAACGCTTTCCCTCCCGACCCTGGAACGAGTTGCATCTCTTCCGAACCTACGGGTTGATGGAATCGGGGGTGAATGAACGGCTGGCCGATCTGATGATCGGTCATCCCCGGGTCCGGATCGGCCTGACGGCCAAGCCGGTCGGGGTCGATGTCCGGATCTTGGGAAGCGGACGGAACCGGGAAGAGGTACGCGTCCTTCTGGAAGGCCTGCTCCAAAAAGTGGAAGAGCGGCTGGCGGACATTCTGTACGTCCGGGGTCGGGACGAAATGGAAGCGGTGGTCGGGCGGCTGCTGAAGGAGCGCCGGATGCGCTTGGCCGTGGCCGAGTCCTGTACCGGAGGATTGATCGGTCACCGCTTGACCAATGTTCCGGGAAGCTCGGACTATCTCGACCGGGTCGAGGTGTGTTATAGTAACCGTGCCAAGATCGAGGCCCTCGGCGTGCCGTCGGAACTGATCGAGGCGAACGGCGCCGTCAGCGCGCCGGTCGCCGCCGCCATGGCCCAGGGGGTCCGACGGCGAGCCGGGACCGATTTCGGTCTGTCCGTGACCGGCATCGCCGGGCCGGGCGGCGGGACCCCCGAAAAACCGGTGGGGTTGGTTTACTTCGGTCTGGACGACGGCCGGGAAGTGCGCACCTCCTTTGCGCGATTCTCCGGCGACCGCGCGGCGGTCAAGCTCCGCGCTTCTCAGCATGCGCTGGATCTGCTGCGGCGGGTGTTGGCAGGGCCGTCGCATGCGTCGCCCCTGCGGTAG
- a CDS encoding phosphatidylglycerophosphatase A — protein MPRWIRWVATGFGAGYAPVAPGTAGSLVGLVLVFLVQNRSLIFYTVVVLSVFALGVYSADRVERATREKDNRCIVIDEIAGMLVAGFLLPSGAGYWIGGFLLFRALDVLKPFPARWIERHLVGGWGIMLDDTVAGLYANLMLQGIKAWVQPS, from the coding sequence TTGCCTCGATGGATTCGTTGGGTGGCGACCGGCTTCGGCGCCGGTTATGCTCCCGTGGCCCCCGGCACCGCCGGGAGCCTCGTGGGACTGGTCCTCGTTTTTCTGGTTCAAAACCGCTCGCTGATTTTTTATACGGTCGTCGTTCTGTCGGTCTTCGCGCTGGGCGTTTATTCGGCCGATCGGGTTGAGCGCGCCACCCGGGAAAAAGACAATCGATGCATCGTCATCGATGAGATCGCCGGGATGCTGGTGGCGGGTTTCCTGCTGCCCTCCGGCGCCGGCTATTGGATCGGCGGCTTTCTCCTGTTCCGAGCCCTCGATGTCTTGAAGCCGTTTCCGGCGCGCTGGATCGAACGCCATCTCGTCGGCGGGTGGGGCATTATGCTGGACGACACCGTGGCCGGGCTGTATGCCAATCTGATGCTGCAGGGCATCAAAGCGTGGGTCCAGCCGTCATGA
- the speD gene encoding adenosylmethionine decarboxylase: MHALGRHLLLELKLCNSKVLNDLKKVQEIMVSAAKEAKATIVEISFHKFSPFGISGVVVIAESHISIHTWPEYGYAAIDIFTCGDVLQPETAASLLIDKFQSKDPSIVELKRGVLIRGDMKLPHKPVKEVVEYARTKELQMVP; the protein is encoded by the coding sequence TTGCACGCACTCGGGAGGCATTTGCTGTTGGAGTTGAAATTATGCAACTCCAAGGTGTTAAATGATCTGAAGAAGGTGCAAGAGATCATGGTCTCAGCAGCCAAGGAAGCCAAGGCCACCATTGTTGAGATCTCCTTCCACAAATTCAGTCCCTTTGGCATCAGCGGTGTCGTTGTTATCGCCGAATCCCACATTTCGATTCACACCTGGCCCGAATACGGTTACGCCGCCATCGACATCTTCACCTGCGGCGACGTTCTTCAACCGGAAACGGCCGCGTCTCTCCTGATCGACAAGTTTCAATCCAAAGATCCTTCCATCGTGGAACTGAAGCGCGGCGTCCTGATCCGCGGCGATATGAAACTCCCTCACAAACCGGTCAAAGAGGTCGTGGAATATGCCCGAACCAAAGAGCTACAAATGGTTCCTTGA
- the speE gene encoding polyamine aminopropyltransferase: MPEPKSYKWFLDFLTPDEGHMHGVETILHAKQTKFQQMEIMLTRNYGRCLVLDGKMQSSEYDEFIYHEALVHPAMLTHPHPKKVFIVGGGEGATLREILRHKSVEQVLMVDIDQDVVEACKIYLPEWHRGSFDDPRVKLEFRDARKYLEETKDVYDIIIIDISEPVEEGPAYLLYTKEFYQIVMNRLSKDGLISLQAGTTALTALLCFSAVYQTLKSVFPIVRPYQAIIPCFGLPWGFALASKQLDPQSFSQAEIDKRIAERLKGELQYYNGEIHHGQFLLPKHIRQHAERETRIIEDNHPLFTYT, encoded by the coding sequence ATGCCCGAACCAAAGAGCTACAAATGGTTCCTTGACTTCTTGACCCCGGACGAAGGCCACATGCATGGCGTGGAGACGATCCTCCACGCCAAGCAAACCAAGTTCCAGCAGATGGAGATCATGCTCACCCGAAATTACGGGCGCTGCCTGGTCCTGGACGGCAAGATGCAGTCCAGCGAGTACGACGAGTTCATCTACCACGAAGCCCTGGTCCACCCGGCCATGCTCACCCACCCCCATCCGAAGAAAGTGTTCATCGTGGGGGGCGGGGAAGGGGCCACCCTCCGCGAGATTCTCCGGCATAAGTCGGTCGAGCAGGTCCTGATGGTCGACATCGATCAGGATGTCGTGGAGGCCTGCAAAATCTATCTGCCCGAATGGCACCGGGGATCCTTCGACGACCCGCGTGTGAAACTCGAATTCCGGGACGCGCGAAAGTATCTGGAGGAGACCAAGGATGTCTACGACATCATCATCATCGACATCTCAGAGCCGGTGGAAGAGGGCCCGGCCTATCTCCTCTACACGAAGGAATTCTACCAGATCGTGATGAACCGCCTGAGCAAGGACGGCCTCATCTCGCTCCAGGCCGGAACCACGGCCCTGACGGCGCTTCTCTGTTTTTCGGCCGTGTACCAGACCTTGAAGTCCGTCTTCCCGATCGTGCGCCCCTACCAGGCCATCATCCCCTGTTTCGGGTTGCCGTGGGGCTTCGCGCTGGCCTCCAAACAGCTCGACCCGCAGAGTTTCTCTCAGGCTGAAATCGACAAACGGATCGCCGAGCGCTTAAAAGGCGAATTGCAGTACTACAACGGCGAGATTCATCACGGACAGTTTCTCTTGCCCAAGCACATTCGGCAGCACGCGGAGCGCGAAACTCGAATCATCGAGGATAACCACCCGCTGTTTACCTACACCTGA
- a CDS encoding aminotransferase class I/II-fold pyridoxal phosphate-dependent enzyme yields the protein MDPDEQLRTPLFDAMVALAESRKVSFHTPGHKSGKGISTRFRKFVGPKIFSIDLTTLDEVDSLHKPRGVIKEAQELAARAYGADRSYFLVNGTTGGNHAMILAACNPGDKMLVARNAHKSVIAGAILSGAQPIFFRPAIDTRLKLTRNVSFEETRAAIDAHPEAKILFLTSPNYYGLCADLERIIPYAHDLGLIILVDEAHGPHLRFHKNLPPSAVEIGADLCVQSTHKIIGGMTQASMLHARGARIDFPMLTNVLRFVQTTSPSYILMASLDLARMQMATEGEKLLEKAIQLSSEARLRINKIPGLFCFGQEQVGPFDMTKLTITVTALGLPGYQVSRILNSRYNIQVEMADAFHILVIVSIGDRKDDLNRLVEALREISAEHAGKAAVAETPDIAVLNFENEALATPREAFFADHHYIALDDAANEISSEIVTVYPPGVPVLVPGERISKETIDYLKRSLKLGGTVDGLDETNQYIGVVKRGSLPTPGSRSI from the coding sequence ATGGATCCGGACGAACAACTGAGAACGCCCCTCTTCGACGCGATGGTGGCTTTGGCCGAATCGCGAAAGGTCTCCTTTCACACCCCCGGCCACAAAAGCGGAAAAGGCATCTCGACGCGTTTCCGAAAATTCGTCGGCCCCAAAATCTTCTCGATCGACCTCACCACCCTGGACGAGGTGGACTCGCTCCACAAACCCCGCGGCGTGATCAAGGAGGCTCAGGAACTGGCGGCCCGCGCCTACGGAGCGGATCGATCCTATTTCCTGGTCAACGGAACGACCGGAGGCAACCACGCGATGATTCTGGCCGCCTGCAATCCGGGGGACAAGATGCTCGTGGCCCGCAACGCGCACAAGTCGGTCATCGCGGGCGCGATTCTCAGCGGGGCCCAGCCGATTTTCTTCCGTCCGGCCATCGACACGCGGCTTAAACTGACGCGGAACGTCTCCTTTGAAGAAACCCGCGCGGCGATCGACGCCCACCCCGAAGCCAAGATCCTTTTTCTCACCAGCCCGAACTATTACGGGCTCTGCGCCGATCTGGAGCGCATCATCCCGTACGCGCACGACCTGGGCCTGATCATCCTGGTGGACGAGGCGCACGGCCCGCATCTGCGGTTTCATAAAAACCTCCCGCCCTCGGCCGTCGAGATCGGCGCCGACCTCTGCGTTCAGAGCACCCACAAGATCATCGGCGGAATGACCCAGGCCTCGATGCTTCACGCCCGGGGCGCCCGCATCGATTTCCCCATGTTGACCAACGTGCTGCGCTTCGTGCAAACCACCAGCCCGTCCTACATTCTCATGGCCTCGCTGGATCTCGCGCGGATGCAGATGGCGACCGAGGGGGAGAAACTCCTGGAAAAGGCGATTCAACTCTCGAGCGAAGCCCGGCTTCGGATCAACAAGATCCCGGGCCTGTTCTGCTTCGGCCAGGAGCAGGTCGGCCCCTTCGACATGACGAAGCTGACGATCACGGTCACGGCCCTGGGCCTTCCCGGCTACCAGGTCTCCCGGATCCTGAACAGCCGCTACAACATCCAGGTCGAGATGGCCGATGCCTTTCATATTCTCGTCATCGTCAGCATCGGGGACCGCAAGGACGACCTCAACCGCCTGGTCGAGGCGCTTCGCGAGATCTCGGCCGAACACGCGGGGAAAGCCGCGGTCGCCGAGACCCCCGACATCGCGGTCCTGAATTTCGAAAACGAAGCCCTGGCCACGCCGCGGGAGGCTTTTTTCGCCGATCATCATTATATCGCATTGGACGACGCCGCGAACGAGATCAGCTCCGAGATCGTCACGGTCTATCCGCCCGGCGTCCCGGTTCTTGTCCCCGGCGAACGGATCAGCAAGGAAACGATCGACTATTTGAAACGCTCGCTCAAATTAGGCGGCACCGTGGACGGCCTGGACGAGACCAATCAGTACATCGGCGTCGTCAAGCGCGGTTCGCTTCCGACCCCAGGTTCCCGTTCCATCTGA
- a CDS encoding NAD-dependent deacylase: MSSPIEQVRERLSSARRVTVLTGAGISADSGIPTFRGPEGLWKNFRAEDLATPRAFARDPSLVWEWYNWRRELIASKEPNPAHRALVDLENKMESRLSLPVRQADGRQARRAPFRLLTQNVDGLHARAGSRDLVELHGNIWKVRCTGCGAVSEDRRVPIPIPPHCASCGKMLRPHIVWFGEALHPRDMDRAIEALESCDALLVIGTSGVVQPAASFAATARAAGAFVAEINPDASTAAAHVALRGRAAEIVPQLI; this comes from the coding sequence ATGTCATCACCGATTGAACAGGTTCGTGAGCGTCTTTCATCGGCCCGGCGCGTGACGGTCCTCACCGGCGCCGGCATCTCGGCCGACAGCGGCATCCCGACCTTTCGCGGCCCCGAGGGCCTATGGAAAAATTTCCGGGCGGAGGATCTGGCCACGCCGCGGGCCTTCGCCCGCGATCCAAGCCTCGTATGGGAATGGTACAACTGGCGGCGGGAGTTGATCGCCTCGAAGGAGCCGAACCCGGCGCACCGGGCGCTGGTCGATCTGGAAAACAAAATGGAATCCCGCCTGTCCCTGCCCGTCCGGCAGGCGGACGGCAGGCAGGCGCGGCGGGCGCCGTTTCGTCTGCTGACGCAGAACGTGGACGGTTTGCATGCGCGGGCCGGAAGCCGCGACCTCGTCGAGCTGCACGGGAACATCTGGAAGGTGCGCTGCACCGGCTGCGGCGCCGTGTCGGAGGACCGGCGGGTCCCGATCCCGATTCCGCCGCACTGCGCCTCGTGCGGGAAGATGCTGAGGCCGCACATCGTCTGGTTCGGCGAAGCGCTGCATCCCCGGGACATGGACCGGGCGATCGAGGCGCTGGAATCCTGCGACGCGCTGCTGGTGATCGGAACCTCGGGCGTGGTCCAGCCGGCCGCCTCCTTCGCCGCGACGGCCCGCGCGGCCGGGGCCTTCGTGGCCGAGATCAATCCGGACGCCTCGACCGCCGCGGCCCATGTCGCCCTGCGCGGACGCGCGGCCGAGATTGTCCCGCAGCTAATTTAA
- a CDS encoding DUF2442 domain-containing protein: protein MIAVLKINEVRPLPGFKIWVKFQDGVEGHVDLSDLVGKGVFSKWKERGFFESVFIDKESHTVAWPGGIDLSPESLYAEITGKRVLKATHA, encoded by the coding sequence GTGATCGCTGTGTTAAAAATTAACGAGGTTCGACCGCTGCCCGGCTTTAAAATCTGGGTCAAATTCCAAGACGGGGTTGAAGGCCATGTGGATCTTTCCGATCTTGTCGGGAAAGGTGTTTTTTCCAAGTGGAAGGAACGCGGGTTTTTTGAATCGGTGTTTATTGATAAGGAAAGCCATACCGTCGCCTGGCCGGGCGGAATTGATTTGTCTCCGGAATCTCTCTATGCCGAAATTACAGGTAAGCGCGTTCTAAAGGCAACGCATGCCTGA
- a CDS encoding DUF4160 domain-containing protein, giving the protein MPEISRFYGIVIGEHEALISIQTLSVLAGRLPARSLGLVVEWAELHKAELMEDWNRTQNHQLPNKIEPLP; this is encoded by the coding sequence ATGCCTGAGATCAGTCGGTTCTATGGTATTGTCATTGGAGAACATGAGGCCCTGATCAGCATTCAAACCTTGAGCGTTTTAGCCGGACGGCTGCCGGCGCGATCCTTGGGTCTTGTCGTCGAATGGGCTGAACTTCACAAGGCAGAACTCATGGAAGATTGGAACCGCACCCAGAACCATCAACTCCCGAACAAGATTGAACCTTTGCCATAG
- a CDS encoding transcriptional regulator has protein sequence MHKKRKQKARAVGIEPAVLEALADPEVAVAYIRNCLKETGPARSRLLLHALMNVARAQGISSLAKGSESRRRLIYKTLSDDGNPSITTIESILNAMGLALDVRPLKKAG, from the coding sequence ATGCATAAAAAAAGAAAACAAAAAGCGCGTGCCGTCGGTATCGAACCTGCCGTGCTCGAAGCGCTGGCCGATCCCGAAGTCGCGGTGGCCTATATACGAAACTGTTTAAAAGAAACAGGCCCGGCTCGCAGTCGTCTTCTGCTTCACGCACTGATGAATGTGGCCCGGGCGCAAGGCATCAGCTCGCTGGCCAAGGGATCCGAATCACGCCGGCGCCTGATCTACAAGACCCTCTCGGACGACGGGAATCCCAGCATCACGACGATCGAATCCATCCTCAACGCGATGGGACTGGCGCTCGACGTGCGGCCCTTGAAGAAAGCGGGCTGA